From the genome of Penicillium oxalicum strain HP7-1 chromosome VII, whole genome shotgun sequence:
GTGTTGCTGCACAGAGCACTGACATTGCGGATCACCGCGTCGGCATTTTGCCAAAGAGTGAGGTTATTCCGATCCCCCCAGTTGCCGTCGACGGTGATGAAAGCTTCGCCAGAATCCGAGTTGCCAAAGACGATGCAAGTAGCATCAGGCTGCGAGACCAGTGCGGAGATGGCACTTTCATCGTAGTTGTCCAAAATACTCTCATATCGGCCACCATACTCCAAGACCTTGGCTTGAATCGCAGAGTCTGGAGTAACAAGGAACGGGAACTGGGTCGAGCCAGATCCCCATCCCATCGCCAGGGTTCCCTCATCGCAGCCACGATCAGGACACCCATTCGGACCCTTGGGATTTGGACCCGCATCTTCGCCAACAACGGCGACGAAGGAAGGTCGTTTCAGCGGAAGAGCACCATTGGTGTTTTTGAGAAGCACAGTTCCCTTTGCGGCCGTCTCACGAATCTGTTGGGCGTGGTTTGCACGCACGTCGACATGCCAGTTCACTTTCTCGTAACCCTCCTTGCTGTAAAAGTATTTGTAACCATAGGTATCGTAGGTCCATGAGTTGAAATTCACGTCAGGCTGATCTTCAATTGTCAGACCGACTTTGAAATAAGCGGCCATGATCCGCATCGCCATATCGTCAATCCTCCACTCGGGCACGGTGCCGTTCAGAACCGCAATAGTGAGATTGGATCCCCAAAAGCTGAGTCCGGTGTCGAATTCAGTATCTCCTGGCATTGTCATATCGAGCCCGGCCAGCGCCGACGATACTCCAGAGTGTTGTGCTTGCCAGTCACTCATCACGAACCCTTGGAAGCCCAACTCGCTCTTGAGGAGTTTGTTTAGAGTGTGACTGTTTTGGCATCCGTACGAGTTGTTGATCTGGTTGTAGGAGCACATAAAAGATGCCACTCCAGCACGTACGGCATCAGCAAAAGGCCACAAGTACATTTCATGCATAGTACGATCGTCAATGTTCGACGAGATCGATTCAGCAATGTTGTATCCATGCCCGGCAGACTCGCCTGCTTGTCGGAAGTGCTCTTGTTCGTTTCCAACATAATGTTTCGCGCAGGCCAAGACTCCGGTATCTTGCATGCCCTTGATGGTCTCGGCCATCGCAATGCCGTTCAGGACGGGATCGGGCGAGAATCCTTCCCAGTTTCGGCCTCCTTCAGGGGCGCGGCCCAAAGGGCCAGCGACGGGGCCCAGTTGCACCGTGatgcccttgcccttgtgCTCTTGAGCCATGGCAACACCACGCTCATAAAGAACCGTCTTGTCAAATGTGGCAGCAGCCATCTGACTGGACGTGAAAGCAGATGCATAGTCGGCAAATCTCACACCTTGAGGAGAGTCTTGCAAGCAAAGCCCCTTGAAGCCAAGGCGAGGGACCGATCCGGTATTTCCTACACATGGTCCGTTTTCCCAACTTTGAACATGTTCAGCCCACTGTCGCACAGATCATAGAGGAAAAGGGCAGTCACTCACCCAACACCCGTCGTCAGATTGACCTTCTCGAGTAACGTCAGTTGAGAGACAAATGCAAGCGCCTTCTGATACGCATCCTCCCAGCCTTCAGCACGAGGATTCATCCATGGCGAGGGATAAAACGGCGGCGAATACGGCTCTTCAATCTGAAAGCCGTGAAAGCTATTCAGAAGCTCGGGCTTTGAGAGAACAAAATGGTCAGTGCCCGTTACTCTCGAATCGTTATATCTCGCGTTCTCCCTGAAAGAAAACCGTTCATACCTTGTGCTCTTGTATGGGCTTCGCTGCCGCAATCCCAAAACTCCCGTATGACACAAAGGCCAGAACCGTCGTTGAACTCCTCATGATGTAGATGAATGAGCCCCAGTCAAACGAGCTTGCCAAAACTCAGAAAACAGACAGTCTGACAAGTCTGAATTGCGCGCATTTTGTATCTCTAGGCActgaggggagggggatttCGGCTATGTAGGCATAACAACGCCCTTTACATTCTTATAACCCCCCGTAGCATTTTCGTGTCGACTGGCACACTGCCGATTGGCGTGGCTGCTCATCCCCAAGTGAGCCTTTTAACGCCCACTGCTGGTCCTGGGCTCCTTAAGGGTAAAAAGCtgacctttcttttctcatcacAGAAGGAAGTGACCACATCTTCTCCAGGGAGGCGAAAGTCTTGTTCTTATCCCCATCGTCCCTGAATTTTGCGACTCTTGAGATTCAGACGGCTGTGATAGCTCTCGCCATCAGAGATGACGCTCGCAAACAGCCAGCTCAGATGGTGAGCATTCAACGACATCGTGGCAATAAACCTGTGGAGATCTAACGTGGAAATCTCAGCTCAACTTTCCCGCTTGAAGCTTAGGCCGGCAGAATCACAAAGTATGCATTGTACAGTGTCAGCTATCCCTTGTGGAGACCCATGTGCCCCCTGGCGTCTGCCGAGGGTAGGCCGGACCCCTCGAAGAATGCACAGAACGATGCCCCTCGAGAATATGGCAGCTCCTTTCTAGGGACCTTTAATGGATGTCAGCTTGGTTTAGATCTGTGATCAAGTGTCCGCGAACATTGCtgtgaaaacaaaaaaaaaacc
Proteins encoded in this window:
- a CDS encoding putative beta-glucosidase A; amino-acid sequence: MRSSTTVLAFVSYGSFGIAAAKPIQEHKPELLNSFHGFQIEEPYSPPFYPSPWMNPRAEGWEDAYQKALAFVSQLTLLEKVNLTTGVGWENGPCVGNTGSVPRLGFKGLCLQDSPQGVRFADYASAFTSSQMAAATFDKTVLYERGVAMAQEHKGKGITVQLGPVAGPLGRAPEGGRNWEGFSPDPVLNGIAMAETIKGMQDTGVLACAKHYVGNEQEHFRQAGESAGHGYNIAESISSNIDDRTMHEMYLWPFADAVRAGVASFMCSYNQINNSYGCQNSHTLNKLLKSELGFQGFVMSDWQAQHSGVSSALAGLDMTMPGDTEFDTGLSFWGSNLTIAVLNGTVPEWRIDDMAMRIMAAYFKVGLTIEDQPDVNFNSWTYDTYGYKYFYSKEGYEKVNWHVDVRANHAQQIRETAAKGTVLLKNTNGALPLKRPSFVAVVGEDAGPNPKGPNGCPDRGCDEGTLAMGWGSGSTQFPFLVTPDSAIQAKVLEYGGRYESILDNYDESAISALVSQPDATCIVFGNSDSGEAFITVDGNWGDRNNLTLWQNADAVIRNVSALCSNTIVVLHTVGPVLLTDYYEHPNITAIVWAGLPGEESGNALVDILWGDVNPAGRTPFTWAKSREDYGTDVMYVPNNGEQAPQQSFSEGIFLDYRHFDQAGIDPIYEFGHGLSYTNFSYSDLRIVTKHVRPYRPTTGMTTQAPIIGPLPSPNLTEYQFPATFKYIPAFIYPYLNSTESLRAASKDPHYGSTAFIPPHALDSSPQPLNPAGDPIASGGNSMLYQELYEITAKITNTGNLAGDEVVQLYVNLGGDNPPRQLRGFDRIHLLPGQSKVFRATLTRRDLSNWDVAAQNWRIIRSAKEVYVGRSSRDLPLSARLESW